From one Halosimplex rubrum genomic stretch:
- a CDS encoding glycoside hydrolase family 2 protein, which produces MHRTFETTTERRQRVLNGAWEFLTDPENEGYEADYHESFPAEEADRLSVPSSWNAHTEYADYVGPAWYRRTFETDEESLLFTFHGIARDATVYLDGEEVASHEGSYTPFTALARHLDAGEHELVVRADNTRGEATLPHDDADWFPHGGIHREVVVETVPDVYVRDLAVEYDLYGDEATVRAEVTLHNVGARPAEPDLTVSVGDASVTDSVTVDGMDAATATLGLDIEDVDRWSPDDPTLYDVTARLHGEQAEEREGDAFADDLRDRIGFRTVSTAGREILINGEPVDIAGVNRHEDHPEWGSAQPLRIQERDLDIVQRAGCDAVRCSHYPNHPRFLDLCDEEGLLVIEEIPMWQVDESTMVSSQERAQRTLVEMIERDRHHPSIFAWSLSNECANEHPTVVDGTRQLKWAADGVDDSRLITAASNTDFEGGTDGVFDVCDFLSVNAYWGWYRDGDWDEFLDGIAEEYGEKPIVVTEFGAGAVPGERTHEGRKWSESYQADLLADCVDLFRERDDVAGFTVWQFCDTLTDPEAAMTRPRTHNNKGIVDEYRRPKEAYRVLRDRLADD; this is translated from the coding sequence ATGCACCGGACGTTCGAGACGACGACGGAACGCCGCCAGCGGGTCCTGAACGGGGCGTGGGAGTTCCTCACCGACCCCGAGAACGAGGGGTACGAGGCCGACTATCACGAGTCGTTCCCCGCGGAGGAGGCCGACCGGCTGTCCGTCCCGAGTTCCTGGAACGCGCACACCGAGTACGCCGACTACGTCGGGCCGGCGTGGTATCGGCGGACCTTCGAGACCGACGAGGAGTCGCTCCTGTTCACCTTCCACGGGATCGCCCGCGACGCGACGGTCTACCTCGACGGCGAGGAGGTGGCGAGTCACGAGGGGTCGTACACGCCGTTCACCGCGCTCGCCCGCCACCTCGACGCGGGGGAACACGAACTCGTCGTCCGCGCGGACAACACCCGAGGGGAGGCGACGCTCCCCCACGACGACGCCGACTGGTTCCCCCACGGCGGCATCCACCGCGAGGTCGTCGTCGAGACTGTCCCGGACGTGTACGTCCGGGACCTGGCCGTCGAGTACGACCTCTACGGCGACGAAGCGACGGTCCGAGCGGAGGTGACGCTGCACAACGTCGGCGCGCGCCCCGCCGAACCCGACCTGACCGTCTCCGTCGGCGACGCGTCGGTCACCGACTCCGTCACGGTGGACGGGATGGACGCCGCCACGGCCACGCTCGGTCTCGACATCGAGGACGTGGACCGCTGGAGCCCCGACGACCCGACGCTCTACGACGTGACGGCGCGACTGCACGGCGAGCAGGCCGAGGAACGCGAGGGCGACGCCTTCGCCGACGACCTGCGCGACCGGATCGGGTTCCGCACCGTCTCGACCGCCGGCCGCGAGATCCTGATCAACGGCGAGCCCGTCGATATCGCGGGCGTCAACCGCCACGAGGACCACCCGGAGTGGGGCTCCGCCCAGCCGCTGCGGATCCAGGAGCGGGACCTCGATATCGTCCAGCGCGCGGGCTGTGACGCCGTCAGGTGCTCGCACTACCCGAACCATCCGCGCTTTCTCGACCTGTGCGACGAGGAGGGCCTCCTCGTGATCGAGGAGATCCCGATGTGGCAGGTCGACGAGTCGACGATGGTGTCCAGTCAGGAGCGCGCCCAGCGCACGCTCGTAGAGATGATCGAACGCGACCGCCACCACCCGTCGATATTCGCCTGGAGCCTCTCGAACGAGTGCGCGAACGAGCACCCGACCGTCGTCGACGGCACCCGCCAGCTGAAGTGGGCCGCCGACGGGGTCGACGACTCCCGGCTGATCACCGCCGCCTCGAACACCGACTTCGAGGGCGGGACCGACGGCGTCTTCGACGTTTGCGACTTCCTGTCGGTCAACGCCTACTGGGGCTGGTACCGCGACGGCGACTGGGACGAGTTCCTCGACGGGATCGCCGAGGAGTACGGCGAGAAACCGATCGTCGTCACGGAGTTCGGCGCCGGCGCCGTCCCGGGCGAGCGCACCCACGAGGGTCGCAAGTGGTCCGAGTCCTACCAGGCCGACCTCCTCGCCGACTGCGTCGACCTGTTCCGCGAGCGCGACGATGTCGCCGGCTTCACCGTCTGGCAGTTCTGCGACACGCTCACCGACCCCGAGGCGGCGATGACCAGACCGCGGACGCACAACAACAAGGGCATCGTCGACGAGTACCGCCGGCCCAAGGAGGCCTACCGCGTCCTCCGCGACCGCCTCGCCGACGACTGA
- a CDS encoding Gfo/Idh/MocA family protein — translation MSEEPLSVGVLGYRFMGKAHANALARLPMFFPEAPAVEREVIVGRDEEALADAADQLGFERYATDWADVVDEVDVFYNLGPNNVHADPSIAALEADTHVFCEKPLAHTLDDAERMRDAARDSAATAGIAFNYRFIPAIRYAKSLIDAGELGEIHHVRGRYLQDWLVDPEAPWSWRNSEELAGSGALGDLGAHTIDLARFLVGDRAGDISRLSGHLQTFVDERPVPGGDEGSLEGGGGESTEMREVTVDDAYTAQAEFESGAVATFEASRFANGRKNDHTIAIEGSKGSLSFSLERLNELELLTEGDRGFQTINVTAPDDPYIDHWWPEGHVIGWEHTFVHENYEFLSAAAAGEDHSPSFEDGYRVQELLAAIEQSDDAGEWVDV, via the coding sequence ATGAGCGAGGAACCACTCTCCGTCGGCGTGCTCGGCTATCGCTTCATGGGCAAGGCTCACGCGAACGCGCTCGCCCGGCTCCCGATGTTCTTCCCGGAGGCGCCCGCAGTCGAGCGTGAGGTTATCGTCGGGCGCGACGAGGAGGCGCTCGCCGACGCGGCCGACCAGCTGGGTTTCGAGCGCTACGCGACCGACTGGGCGGACGTGGTCGACGAGGTCGACGTGTTCTACAACCTCGGCCCGAACAACGTCCACGCCGACCCCTCGATCGCCGCGCTGGAGGCCGACACCCACGTCTTCTGCGAGAAGCCGCTCGCGCACACGCTCGACGACGCCGAGCGGATGCGCGACGCCGCCCGCGACTCAGCGGCGACCGCTGGCATCGCGTTCAACTACCGGTTCATCCCCGCGATCCGGTACGCGAAGAGCCTCATCGACGCGGGCGAACTCGGCGAGATCCACCACGTCCGCGGGCGATACCTGCAGGACTGGCTGGTCGACCCCGAGGCGCCGTGGAGCTGGCGCAACTCCGAGGAGCTGGCGGGCTCGGGCGCGCTCGGCGACCTCGGCGCCCACACCATCGACCTGGCGCGATTCCTCGTCGGCGACCGGGCGGGCGACATCTCGCGGCTCTCGGGCCACCTCCAGACGTTCGTCGACGAGCGTCCGGTGCCGGGCGGCGACGAGGGCTCGCTCGAAGGCGGAGGTGGCGAATCGACGGAGATGCGCGAGGTGACCGTCGACGACGCCTACACCGCCCAGGCGGAGTTCGAGAGCGGCGCGGTGGCGACCTTCGAGGCCTCCCGGTTCGCCAACGGCCGCAAGAACGACCACACGATCGCGATCGAGGGGTCGAAAGGCAGCCTCTCGTTCTCGCTCGAACGGCTCAACGAGCTGGAACTGCTCACCGAGGGCGATCGGGGCTTCCAGACGATCAACGTCACCGCTCCCGACGACCCCTACATCGACCACTGGTGGCCCGAGGGCCACGTCATCGGCTGGGAGCACACCTTCGTCCACGAGAACTACGAGTTCCTCTCGGCGGCCGCCGCCGGCGAAGACCACAGCCCCTCCTTCGAGGACGGCTACCGCGTTCAGGAACTCCTCGCCGCCATCGAGCAGTCCGACGACGCCGGCGAGTGGGTCGACGTGTAG
- a CDS encoding sugar phosphate isomerase/epimerase family protein: MDVGVLTVALGGESLDDAFAYLADQGVDAVELGCGGFVGDDHLPREEYLDDEDAQAELQDSLDEHDLYVSALATHNNPLHPDEERAERADTELREAIELADQLGVDAVTTFSGLPAGSPAGEVPNWITAPWPNEHHEAHEYQWEVAEEYWSDLAEHAADHDVYVGIEMHPNMLVYEPTGMLELRERTNEYIGANFDPSHLFWQGIDITEAIRFLGEEDAIHHFHAKDTKVYESNSRVKGVLDTEPYTEEPDRSWLFRSIGYGHGEEFWKDVVSTLRMIDYDGALSIEHEDSLTSPNEGLEKAIDVLQRSVFETTPGDAYWA; encoded by the coding sequence ATGGACGTAGGTGTGCTGACCGTGGCACTCGGCGGCGAATCGCTCGACGACGCGTTCGCGTACCTGGCCGACCAGGGCGTCGACGCCGTCGAACTGGGCTGTGGCGGGTTCGTGGGCGACGACCACCTCCCGCGCGAGGAGTACCTCGACGACGAGGACGCACAGGCCGAACTGCAGGACAGCCTCGACGAACACGACCTGTACGTCTCGGCGCTGGCGACGCACAACAACCCGCTCCACCCCGACGAGGAGCGAGCGGAACGCGCCGACACCGAACTGCGCGAGGCCATCGAACTGGCCGACCAGCTCGGCGTCGACGCGGTGACGACGTTCTCGGGCCTGCCCGCCGGCAGTCCCGCGGGCGAGGTCCCCAACTGGATCACCGCGCCGTGGCCCAACGAACACCACGAGGCCCACGAGTACCAGTGGGAGGTCGCAGAGGAGTACTGGTCGGACCTGGCCGAACACGCCGCCGACCACGACGTGTACGTCGGCATCGAGATGCACCCGAACATGCTGGTGTACGAGCCGACGGGGATGCTCGAACTGCGCGAGCGCACGAACGAGTACATCGGCGCCAACTTCGACCCCTCCCACCTGTTCTGGCAGGGCATCGACATCACCGAGGCCATCCGTTTCCTCGGCGAGGAGGACGCCATCCACCACTTCCACGCCAAGGACACGAAGGTGTACGAGTCCAACAGCCGCGTGAAGGGCGTGCTCGACACCGAACCCTACACGGAGGAACCGGACCGATCGTGGCTGTTCCGCTCCATCGGCTACGGGCACGGCGAGGAGTTCTGGAAGGACGTGGTGTCGACGCTGCGGATGATCGACTACGACGGCGCCCTCTCCATCGAGCACGAGGACTCGCTGACCTCGCCGAACGAGGGGCTAGAGAAGGCCATCGACGTGCTCCAGCGTTCCGTCTTCGAGACCACCCCCGGCGACGCCTACTGGGCCTGA
- a CDS encoding fumarylacetoacetate hydrolase family protein, with the protein MRYFRVTRGDDERLVVSDGDDSYDLTSAPDGPSTVVELLAADETRQGLDEAAEAYLDDAEEVEFDDDDLVLPVEPPEVWASGVTYQISEEARQEESDKPDVYIDVYESERPEVFFKATPSRTVGPNESVGIRGDSTWDTPEPELAVVLYQGEIVGFTIGNDMSSRSIEGENPLYLPQAKVYDRCAALGPGVTSASDVDDPHDLEMTMQIHRDGEVVYEGATNTGEMVRTCEELSSYLTRHNVVPDLTVLMTGTALVPEGDFTLHEDDLVEIDIEEIGTLTNPVTTV; encoded by the coding sequence ATGAGATACTTCCGAGTGACGCGCGGGGACGACGAGCGGCTGGTAGTATCCGACGGAGACGACTCCTACGACCTGACGAGCGCGCCCGACGGCCCGTCGACGGTCGTCGAGTTGCTCGCGGCCGACGAGACGCGCCAGGGCCTCGACGAGGCCGCCGAGGCCTACCTCGACGACGCCGAGGAGGTCGAATTCGACGACGACGACCTCGTGCTCCCTGTCGAACCGCCGGAAGTGTGGGCGTCGGGCGTCACCTACCAGATCAGCGAGGAGGCCCGCCAGGAGGAGAGCGACAAGCCGGACGTGTACATCGACGTCTACGAGAGCGAGCGCCCGGAGGTCTTCTTCAAGGCGACACCGAGCCGGACCGTCGGTCCGAACGAGTCGGTCGGCATCCGCGGCGACTCCACCTGGGACACCCCCGAGCCCGAACTCGCCGTCGTCCTCTACCAGGGGGAGATCGTCGGGTTCACCATTGGCAACGACATGTCCAGCCGCTCGATCGAGGGCGAGAACCCTCTCTATCTCCCGCAGGCGAAAGTGTACGACCGCTGCGCCGCGCTCGGCCCGGGCGTCACTTCCGCGAGCGACGTCGACGACCCGCACGACCTGGAGATGACCATGCAGATCCACCGCGACGGCGAGGTCGTCTACGAGGGCGCCACCAACACCGGCGAGATGGTCCGGACCTGCGAGGAGCTGTCCTCCTATCTCACCCGGCACAACGTCGTCCCCGACCTGACCGTTCTGATGACCGGAACGGCGCTGGTTCCCGAAGGCGACTTCACGCTCCACGAGGACGACCTCGTCGAGATCGATATCGAGGAGATCGGGACGCTGACGAACCCGGTCACGACGGTCTGA
- a CDS encoding IclR family transcriptional regulator, which translates to MAQTARNTVKSVERTFRIIGGLQELGGAGVTELSTHLDLPKSTVHNYLSTLEQEAYVVKADDEYRIGLRFLEHGAYARNQSQIFEIARPELDRLAGETGELCNLLVEEHGKGTYLYRTRGENAVRVKEHVGNRVCLHSTALGKAILAYCSEERVDEIIDRHGLPETTDRTVTDRDELFETLAEIRERGVAFDDEERLSGLRCVAAPVLSNDDRVLGAISVSGPSHRFEDHRFREELPKRVLETANVLELNVTYS; encoded by the coding sequence ATGGCGCAGACCGCGCGGAACACGGTGAAATCGGTCGAACGCACGTTCCGGATCATCGGTGGGCTTCAGGAGCTGGGGGGCGCTGGGGTGACGGAGCTGTCGACGCACCTGGATCTTCCGAAGAGCACGGTCCACAACTACCTGAGCACGCTGGAACAGGAGGCCTACGTCGTCAAGGCCGACGACGAGTACCGCATCGGCCTCCGCTTTCTCGAACACGGCGCGTACGCCCGCAACCAGTCGCAGATCTTCGAGATCGCCCGGCCGGAACTCGACCGGCTGGCCGGCGAGACAGGCGAGCTCTGCAACCTGCTCGTCGAGGAACACGGCAAGGGCACCTACCTCTACCGGACCCGCGGCGAGAACGCCGTCCGCGTGAAAGAACACGTCGGCAACCGCGTCTGTCTCCACAGCACGGCGCTGGGCAAGGCGATCCTCGCCTACTGCTCCGAGGAGCGCGTCGACGAGATCATCGACCGCCACGGCCTCCCCGAGACCACTGACCGCACCGTCACCGACCGCGACGAACTGTTCGAGACCCTCGCCGAGATCCGCGAACGCGGCGTCGCGTTCGACGACGAGGAACGCCTGTCGGGCCTCCGCTGCGTCGCCGCGCCCGTCCTCAGCAACGACGACCGCGTCCTCGGCGCTATCTCCGTCTCCGGTCCCTCCCACCGCTTCGAGGACCACCGCTTCCGCGAGGAACTCCCCAAGCGCGTCCTCGAAACCGCCAACGTCCTCGAACTCAACGTCACCTACTCGTAA
- a CDS encoding DEAD/DEAH box helicase, producing the protein MSRRRQSGSVTDDQGEPSLDRFHEAVEAAGNPVLTTEEVARHVDEPRDVVETWLADLEREGSVVNRDVSQDPTVWYPAEWTDYADRERFVVFPDRRQIVVDRPAQFTRAQLSQFARLVDTNGQQGYVYEIDDSDVWQAPYEDLEGLLGTVRDVLPQRYPTLEEWIGDQWKRAHRFTLKTHEDGYVVLEAATENLMGNVARQKLDDDHLRAPISDTESWVAEEATAEVKRILYEAGYPVQDERDLDSGEPLDLTLNLDLREYQHDWVARFMETKSGVLVGPPGSGKTVAAMGIVERVGGETLILVPSRELVRQWRDELLAHTTLDESQVGEYHGGTKDVRPITIATYQTAGMDRHRHLFDSREWGLIVYDEVQHVPSDVYRRSANLQTRHRLGLSASPVREDDLQEEIFTLIGPPIGTDWDALFDEGFVAEPTVEIRYVPWTDDDHRNEYVGSEGHERRQIAASNPAKVEETRRILREHPEQKALIFVDYLDQGRALAATLDAPFISGDTPHHERARRFEQFRDGSLDTLVVSRVGDEGIDLPDASLAIVASGLGGSRRQGTQRAGRTMRPAGRALMYVLATQGAREEEFARRQMRYLAGKGVQVREHTVEEPDEGESDDRAKDEPTGDSESVGDADEASEPAEEADDEDDDAGVA; encoded by the coding sequence TTGTCGCGGCGTCGCCAATCGGGGAGCGTGACAGACGACCAGGGGGAGCCGTCGCTGGACCGGTTCCACGAGGCGGTCGAGGCGGCGGGTAACCCGGTGTTGACGACCGAGGAAGTCGCGCGCCACGTCGACGAACCGCGCGATGTCGTCGAGACGTGGCTCGCCGACCTCGAACGGGAGGGCTCGGTCGTGAACCGGGACGTGTCCCAGGACCCGACGGTGTGGTATCCGGCCGAGTGGACCGACTACGCCGACCGCGAGCGGTTCGTCGTCTTCCCCGACCGCCGCCAGATCGTCGTCGACCGGCCCGCGCAGTTCACGCGCGCCCAGCTCTCGCAGTTCGCCCGGCTGGTCGATACCAACGGCCAACAGGGCTACGTCTACGAGATAGACGATTCGGACGTGTGGCAGGCGCCCTACGAGGATCTGGAGGGACTGCTCGGGACGGTTCGGGACGTGCTCCCACAGCGGTATCCGACCCTGGAGGAGTGGATCGGCGACCAGTGGAAGCGGGCCCACCGGTTCACCTTGAAGACCCACGAGGACGGCTACGTCGTCCTCGAAGCGGCCACGGAGAACCTGATGGGCAACGTCGCCAGGCAGAAACTCGACGACGACCACCTCCGGGCGCCGATCTCGGACACCGAGAGCTGGGTCGCCGAGGAGGCGACCGCCGAGGTCAAACGGATCCTCTACGAGGCGGGCTATCCCGTCCAGGACGAGCGGGACCTGGACTCGGGCGAACCGCTGGATCTCACCCTGAATCTCGACCTACGGGAGTACCAGCACGACTGGGTGGCCCGGTTCATGGAGACCAAATCGGGCGTGCTCGTCGGCCCGCCGGGCAGCGGCAAGACCGTCGCTGCGATGGGCATCGTCGAGCGCGTCGGCGGCGAGACCCTGATCCTCGTCCCGAGTCGCGAGCTCGTCCGCCAGTGGCGCGACGAACTGCTCGCGCACACGACGCTCGACGAGTCCCAGGTCGGGGAGTACCACGGCGGGACCAAAGACGTCCGACCTATCACGATCGCGACCTACCAGACCGCGGGGATGGACCGCCATCGACACCTGTTCGACTCCCGCGAGTGGGGACTGATCGTCTACGACGAGGTCCAGCACGTCCCCAGCGACGTCTACCGCCGGAGCGCGAACCTCCAGACGCGGCACCGACTCGGCCTCTCGGCCTCGCCCGTCCGGGAGGACGACCTCCAGGAGGAGATCTTCACGCTGATCGGCCCGCCGATCGGCACCGACTGGGACGCGCTGTTCGACGAGGGGTTCGTCGCCGAGCCGACCGTCGAGATCCGCTACGTCCCGTGGACCGACGACGACCACCGCAACGAGTACGTCGGCAGCGAGGGCCACGAGCGCCGCCAGATCGCCGCCTCGAACCCGGCGAAAGTCGAGGAGACGCGGCGCATCCTCCGGGAGCACCCCGAGCAGAAAGCCCTGATATTCGTCGACTACCTCGACCAGGGTCGGGCGCTGGCGGCGACGCTCGACGCGCCGTTCATCAGCGGCGACACGCCCCACCACGAGCGGGCGCGGCGGTTCGAACAGTTCCGCGACGGCTCGCTGGACACGCTGGTCGTCTCCCGCGTCGGCGACGAGGGGATCGATCTGCCCGACGCGTCGCTGGCTATCGTCGCGTCGGGACTCGGCGGCTCGCGCCGGCAGGGCACCCAGCGCGCGGGCCGGACGATGCGTCCGGCCGGCCGCGCGCTCATGTACGTCCTCGCCACGCAGGGCGCCCGCGAGGAGGAGTTCGCCCGTCGGCAGATGCGCTATCTCGCCGGCAAGGGCGTCCAGGTCCGCGAGCACACCGTCGAGGAACCCGACGAGGGCGAGAGCGACGATCGGGCGAAAGACGAGCCCACGGGGGACTCCGAGTCGGTCGGCGACGCCGACGAAGCGTCTGAGCCCGCCGAAGAAGCCGACGACGAGGACGACGACGCCGGTGTCGCCTGA
- a CDS encoding CGCGG family putative rSAM-modified RiPP protein: MSVSHDDVEPVTERVHDNSWSANLEKPHHGEDHELVVSQAKDAVEHTAPGNHVNLVTHGDHGHPETYLYEALAEAYGDAVVYEYVEQCGCGGHVTRAHVEEAV, from the coding sequence ATGTCCGTCAGCCACGACGACGTGGAGCCGGTGACCGAGCGCGTCCACGACAACTCCTGGTCGGCGAACCTGGAGAAACCGCACCACGGCGAGGACCACGAACTGGTCGTCTCGCAGGCGAAAGACGCCGTCGAACACACGGCGCCGGGCAACCACGTCAACCTCGTCACCCACGGCGACCACGGCCACCCCGAAACGTACCTCTACGAGGCGCTGGCGGAAGCCTACGGTGACGCCGTGGTCTACGAGTACGTCGAACAGTGCGGCTGCGGCGGGCACGTCACCCGCGCGCACGTCGAAGAAGCCGTGTAG